A region from the Alnus glutinosa chromosome 5, dhAlnGlut1.1, whole genome shotgun sequence genome encodes:
- the LOC133868206 gene encoding uncharacterized protein LOC133868206 → MDFSGLKKPYHAALEGDWKGMESFYSKHPERLLDPLTIDKDTAFHIAAYSAETKLLGHFLDLLKEPSQILAALSNKNSHGNNTFHEVTTTDNVKAIKLLISKLEWACAQDKVHGTNFITELKKLLEDQNQLGETPLYRAVALGQFQVLKFCAKRVGNLSYHFHRYDKMSILHIAAIGQHFETAAWLLEKDKGLGKEKGNSGMTCLHLLAKMPSAFESSSRMGKMKTLLYYCMLSMLCV, encoded by the exons ATGGACTTTTCAGGACTGAAGAAGCCTTATCATGCGGCCTTGGAGGGAGACTGGAAGGGCATGGAGAGCTTCTACAGCAAACATCCCGAGCGCCTCCTTGATCCTCTGACGATCGACAAGGACACTGCATTTCATATTGCAGCGTATAGTGCAGAAACAAAACTGCTTGGACATTTTCTTGATCTGCTAAAAGAACCCTCCCAAATATTGGCAGCCTTGTCTAACAAGAACAGTCACGGTAACAATACTTTTCACGAGGTGACCACAACCGACAACGTTAAAGCAATTAAGCTCTTGATTAGTAAACTTGAGTGGGCTTGTGCACAGGACAAAGTCCATGGAACCAATTTCATCACCGAGCTGAAAAAGCTACTCGAGGATCAGAACCAACTAGGGGAAACCCCATTGTATAGGGCTGTCGCCCTAGGTCAGTTCCAAGTGCTCAAATTTTGTGCTAAAAGAGTTGGCAATCTAAGTTATCACTTCCACAGATATGACAAAATGTCCATTCTCCATATTGCTGCCATAGGCCAACActttg AAACCGCCGCTTGGTTATTAGAAAAGGACAAGGGActtggaaaagaaaagggaaacaGTGGCATGACATGTCTTCACCTGCTAGCGAAAATGCCATCTGCTTTCGAGAGTTCATCCCGCATGGGCAAAATGAagactcttctctattattGTATGTTATCAATGTTATGTGTCTAA